A genomic window from Leptolyngbya sp. BL0902 includes:
- a CDS encoding sensor histidine kinase: MPSSASPSPFHDGADYSDPAPSTDPAHLADPVDFDILRLAYHRLQQQYHALAAFLGTASHELRAPINQVISLHQLILEDLCENPDEEREFIAQANQAIVRILKNLDTLIGLSKLDIGALEPAQTSVSLGKVLATVQRFTEMQCINRQCRLTVNPGPEPPQVLSDEHWLTQALLGLVEAALVAGSTAISLRLLDSGGTEVGHPESDDATVTLSFTCNAPASQWPPSAPSDLPQPAADKGAHPAISPSFRYHLAHRLLGHLHIAVRGTVWSMSDTNSDTNADQHTLTLTLPRASDNP, translated from the coding sequence ATGCCTTCCTCTGCCAGTCCCAGCCCCTTCCACGATGGCGCTGATTATTCCGATCCCGCCCCTTCTACCGACCCCGCCCACCTTGCCGATCCTGTCGATTTCGATATCCTCCGCCTCGCCTACCACCGCTTGCAGCAGCAGTACCACGCCCTCGCTGCCTTCCTCGGCACAGCTTCCCATGAGCTACGCGCTCCCATCAACCAGGTGATCAGCCTGCACCAGCTTATTTTGGAAGACCTCTGCGAAAATCCCGACGAAGAGCGAGAATTTATCGCCCAGGCCAACCAGGCCATTGTCCGCATTCTCAAAAATCTGGATACCCTGATCGGTTTGTCCAAACTGGATATCGGTGCTCTGGAGCCCGCCCAGACCTCCGTTTCCCTGGGAAAAGTTCTGGCCACCGTGCAGCGGTTTACCGAAATGCAGTGCATTAACCGCCAGTGTCGGCTAACCGTCAACCCAGGGCCAGAGCCCCCCCAGGTGCTATCCGACGAACACTGGCTGACCCAAGCCCTGCTAGGTTTGGTCGAAGCGGCCCTTGTCGCTGGCAGTACCGCCATTTCCCTTCGCCTCCTAGACAGTGGCGGCACCGAAGTTGGCCATCCCGAATCCGATGATGCCACCGTGACGCTGAGCTTCACCTGCAACGCTCCGGCCAGCCAATGGCCCCCGTCTGCGCCCTCCGACCTCCCCCAACCCGCAGCAGACAAGGGCGCTCATCCAGCCATTTCTCCCAGCTTTCGCTATCATCTGGCCCATCGTTTGCTGGGGCACCTGCACATCGCTGTCCGGGGCACCGTCTGGTCTATGTCTGACACCAACTCTGACACCAACGCCGATCAGCACACCCTAACGCTGACCTTGCCCCGAGCTAGCGATAACCCGTAG
- a CDS encoding 4-hydroxyphenylpyruvate dioxygenase family protein, which yields MSIAPVPDSMDFNHLHLYVDDVAHWRDCLVRQWGGQAQMAHPAMADHTALVCLGQIPVLISAPHDTDPAVAAYLQQHPPGLGDVAFWVPDLDHTLTYQFAGGDTDLLTPITEAAGGRWCQVRGWGNLRHTLVESARPMAWVPGVGAVKGPLNPQDASPISHIDHGVINVPAGQLAAAVAWYGQRFGFRPQQRFTIDTPWSGLRSQVLAHPQGRATLPINEPTTANSQVQEFLDWNRGAGVQHVALHTGDIVKTVEGLKALGVQFLDVPPGYYQSLAQRPGHGDIEADWVRLQILADWDDDTPQTKLLQTFTQPIFPIPTLFFEIIQRQKGWADQRPIIAQGFGERNFQALFEAIEQEQRKRGSLA from the coding sequence GTGTCTATTGCCCCCGTTCCCGATTCCATGGACTTCAACCACCTACACCTCTATGTCGATGACGTGGCCCACTGGCGGGATTGCTTAGTTCGGCAGTGGGGTGGACAGGCCCAGATGGCGCATCCTGCAATGGCTGATCACACGGCCTTGGTGTGTTTGGGCCAAATCCCCGTGCTGATTAGCGCCCCCCACGACACCGATCCCGCCGTTGCCGCCTATCTCCAGCAGCACCCACCCGGACTGGGCGATGTGGCCTTTTGGGTGCCGGACTTAGATCACACCCTGACCTACCAATTTGCAGGCGGCGACACGGATTTGCTAACACCCATTACCGAAGCGGCGGGTGGTCGCTGGTGCCAGGTGCGGGGCTGGGGAAATCTCCGCCACACCCTCGTAGAATCGGCGCGGCCCATGGCCTGGGTGCCGGGGGTAGGGGCGGTCAAGGGGCCGTTGAATCCCCAGGACGCGTCGCCCATTAGCCACATCGATCACGGGGTGATCAACGTTCCAGCGGGGCAACTGGCGGCGGCGGTGGCGTGGTATGGGCAGCGGTTTGGGTTCCGGCCCCAGCAGCGGTTTACCATTGATACCCCCTGGTCGGGGCTGCGGAGTCAGGTACTCGCCCATCCCCAAGGCAGAGCCACCCTGCCGATTAACGAGCCCACCACCGCCAATTCCCAAGTTCAGGAGTTTTTGGACTGGAACCGTGGTGCCGGGGTGCAGCATGTGGCCCTGCATACGGGGGATATTGTCAAGACTGTCGAGGGTTTGAAGGCGCTGGGAGTGCAGTTTTTGGATGTGCCTCCGGGCTACTACCAATCCCTGGCCCAGCGCCCCGGCCACGGGGACATTGAGGCGGACTGGGTGCGGCTTCAGATTTTGGCCGATTGGGACGACGACACCCCCCAGACCAAGCTCCTGCAAACCTTTACCCAGCCCATTTTTCCTATCCCGACGCTGTTTTTTGAGATCATCCAGCGCCAAAAAGGCTGGGCAGATCAACGCCCCATCATTGCCCAGGGGTTTGGCGAACGGAATTTTCAGGCCCTCTTTGAGGCCATTGAACAGGAGCAACGCAAGCGGGGTAGCTTGGCCTAA
- a CDS encoding phytoene desaturase family protein: MIIIGSGIGGLCCGALLARYGLRVVVCESHTIPGGAAHGFERQGFRFDSGPSLYSGLSSRPSTNPLRHVLDALGEADSITWANYDTWGVRIPEGDFDTTIGNDQFCQVLQRVRGDNAVQEWRRLQRVMAPLGRAATALPPATLRLDFGALQTVLPYAWELLQNAPALAQSSQPFSTILNRTVTDPFIRHWMDMLCFLLSGLPAEGTSTAEIAFMFAEWYRPGVTLDYPIGGSAALVNALVRGLEKFGGTLRLGAPVKEILVQNGRATGVRLRSGETLTAGTAVVSNASIWDTLPLVPAGALPQSFIDERKAMPTCPSFLHLHLGIDATGLPEDLACHYITLQDWGLGITAPHNLIVMSIPTVLDPSLAPAGKHTIHVYTPATEPYDLWQGLDRRSAEYAALKAERAEPLWQALERVIPDVRQRVEVELVGTPLTHERFLRRYRGSYGPAVSVQDGLVPSGKTPLPGLWCTGDCTFPGIGLPAVAASGWIVANSLTSVSQQQRLLGTALR, encoded by the coding sequence GTGATCATTATCGGCAGCGGCATCGGTGGCCTGTGCTGTGGGGCGTTGCTGGCGCGCTATGGCCTGCGGGTCGTGGTCTGCGAAAGCCACACCATTCCGGGCGGCGCGGCCCACGGTTTCGAGCGGCAGGGGTTTCGGTTCGATTCTGGCCCGTCGCTCTATTCGGGGCTGTCCTCGCGGCCATCGACGAACCCCCTGCGCCATGTGCTGGATGCCCTTGGCGAAGCGGACAGCATCACCTGGGCCAACTACGACACCTGGGGCGTTCGCATTCCCGAAGGCGACTTTGACACCACCATCGGCAACGACCAATTTTGCCAGGTGTTGCAGCGGGTGCGCGGCGACAATGCCGTGCAGGAATGGCGACGGCTTCAGCGGGTGATGGCACCTCTGGGACGAGCGGCCACGGCCCTCCCTCCGGCTACGTTGCGGCTCGATTTTGGGGCCTTACAAACGGTGCTGCCCTACGCCTGGGAACTGCTGCAAAATGCCCCGGCGTTGGCGCAGTCTAGCCAGCCCTTCAGCACGATTTTGAACCGCACCGTCACCGATCCCTTCATCCGCCACTGGATGGATATGCTGTGCTTTTTGCTCTCTGGGCTCCCGGCTGAGGGCACCAGCACCGCCGAAATCGCCTTTATGTTTGCCGAGTGGTACCGACCGGGGGTGACGCTGGACTATCCCATCGGCGGCAGTGCGGCCTTGGTGAATGCCCTGGTGCGGGGGCTAGAAAAATTTGGCGGCACCCTGCGATTGGGTGCCCCTGTGAAGGAAATCCTTGTCCAAAACGGGCGGGCAACGGGGGTACGGCTGCGTTCTGGGGAAACCCTCACGGCGGGGACGGCAGTAGTTTCTAATGCGTCGATTTGGGATACCCTGCCGCTGGTGCCTGCGGGTGCCTTACCTCAGTCATTTATAGACGAACGCAAGGCCATGCCCACCTGCCCCAGCTTTCTGCACCTGCACCTGGGCATTGATGCCACGGGGCTGCCGGAGGATCTGGCCTGCCACTACATCACCCTGCAAGATTGGGGTCTCGGCATCACTGCCCCCCACAATTTAATTGTCATGTCCATCCCCACGGTGCTAGACCCGTCCCTCGCCCCAGCGGGCAAGCACACCATCCACGTCTATACCCCCGCCACCGAACCCTACGACCTGTGGCAAGGGCTAGATCGCCGCAGTGCCGAGTATGCCGCCCTGAAGGCCGAGCGGGCTGAACCCCTCTGGCAAGCCCTGGAACGGGTGATCCCCGACGTGCGGCAGCGGGTGGAAGTAGAACTGGTGGGCACCCCCCTCACCCACGAACGCTTTTTGCGACGGTATCGCGGCAGCTATGGCCCCGCCGTTTCGGTGCAGGATGGCCTGGTGCCCAGCGGCAAAACACCATTGCCAGGACTGTGGTGTACGGGAGATTGCACCTTCCCCGGCATTGGCCTTCCCGCCGTGGCGGCGAGCGGTTGGATTGTGGCCAACAGCCTCACCTCGGTTAGCCAACAGCAGCGCCTTCTGGGCACCGCCCTACGGTAG
- a CDS encoding MGH1-like glycoside hydrolase domain-containing protein, translating to MSLESQRLQQLYSGATNWYKWGPYLSERQWGTVREDYSADGNAWDYFPHDHARSRAYRWGEDGLGGICDDHGLLCFALALWNGKDPILKERLFGLTNGEGNHGEDVKEYYFYLDSTPTHSYMKYLYKYPQAEYPYEDLVKTNASRDRYQPEYELLDTGIFDDNRYFDVFVEYAKADAEDVLIQITVANRGPEAAPLHVLPTLWFRNTWSWEDTGEKPAMTAQSGQNCGVVQAHVNNPVLTPFIHDYYFYCQAGVPLLFTDNETNTERIFGQPNENPYVKDGISNYVIHGQTEAVNPSQIGTKVAPYYQITVGAGETTVIKLRLTKATPAEVGDPFGDYFDQSFAARMQEADEFYATVIPPSVQADADRANVMRQALSGMMWTKQYFYYDLDPWLRERNVNPWSSVADKKRVRNSDWFHMKNDDIVSMPDKWEYPWYAAWDLAFHVIPISLIDPGFAKDQLMLMLREDYLHPNGQIPAYEWNFGDVNPPVHAWATWEIYTRDRQVHDGKGDVEFLKYAFSKLLINFTWWVNRKDEGGNNLFQGGFLGLDNIGVFDRSSPLPTGGFLEQADGTAWMVFFSQQMFQIALELALHDPLYEDFALKFFQHTMWIGGAMDRMGEHQDELWDEEDGFFYDVLRLPDGTSTRLKVRSLVGLLSVMAVAVFPREVLQKLPRLSKEIQEFLAKHPELTHNIHLTTQPGVRDRYMLAVLNEDKLKRVLSRMLDESEFLSPHGIRSLSRHHLDNPYIFHHGGQEYKVGYVPGDSTSGMFGGNSNWRGPVWMPMNLLLVRALLQLFSYYGEDFTLEYPTGSGEQKDLFDIAQCVAERIAGIFLKDENGRRPVYGPCEKFQTDPHWQDLILFYEYFNGDDGSGIGASHQTGWTGCVARLLQALGYFTKEMILEHSIPSMIRDK from the coding sequence ATGTCCCTAGAATCCCAACGCCTCCAGCAACTCTACAGCGGTGCAACCAACTGGTACAAATGGGGGCCATACCTCAGCGAACGCCAGTGGGGCACCGTGCGCGAAGACTACAGCGCCGACGGCAACGCCTGGGACTATTTCCCCCACGACCACGCCCGTTCCCGTGCCTACCGCTGGGGAGAAGACGGATTGGGCGGCATTTGCGATGATCACGGATTGCTCTGCTTTGCCCTAGCCCTGTGGAACGGCAAAGACCCCATCCTGAAGGAGCGGCTGTTTGGCCTCACCAACGGCGAAGGCAACCACGGGGAGGACGTGAAGGAGTACTACTTCTACCTAGATAGCACTCCCACCCACTCCTACATGAAGTATTTGTACAAGTATCCCCAGGCGGAATATCCCTACGAAGACCTGGTGAAAACCAACGCCAGCCGGGATCGCTACCAGCCGGAGTATGAGTTGTTGGATACGGGCATCTTTGACGACAACCGCTACTTCGATGTGTTTGTGGAGTATGCCAAGGCCGACGCCGAGGATGTGCTGATTCAAATCACCGTGGCCAACCGTGGCCCAGAGGCGGCTCCCCTCCATGTGCTGCCCACCCTGTGGTTCCGCAATACCTGGTCGTGGGAGGACACCGGGGAAAAGCCCGCCATGACCGCCCAATCGGGCCAGAATTGCGGTGTGGTGCAGGCCCATGTCAACAACCCGGTGCTGACCCCCTTCATCCACGACTACTATTTCTACTGCCAAGCCGGGGTGCCGCTGCTGTTCACCGACAACGAAACCAACACCGAGCGCATCTTTGGCCAGCCGAATGAAAATCCCTACGTCAAAGATGGGATCAGCAATTACGTGATCCACGGCCAAACTGAGGCGGTGAATCCTAGCCAAATCGGTACTAAGGTGGCTCCCTACTACCAAATCACCGTAGGGGCCGGAGAAACCACCGTGATTAAACTGCGGCTGACCAAGGCCACTCCCGCCGAGGTGGGCGATCCCTTTGGCGACTATTTTGACCAGAGCTTTGCCGCTCGGATGCAAGAAGCCGACGAGTTCTATGCCACGGTGATTCCCCCCTCGGTGCAGGCGGATGCCGACCGGGCTAACGTCATGCGCCAAGCCCTGTCGGGGATGATGTGGACGAAGCAGTACTTCTACTACGACCTCGACCCCTGGCTGCGGGAGCGCAACGTCAACCCCTGGAGTTCCGTGGCGGACAAAAAGCGGGTGCGGAACAGCGACTGGTTCCACATGAAAAACGACGACATCGTGTCCATGCCCGACAAGTGGGAATACCCCTGGTATGCCGCCTGGGATTTGGCCTTCCACGTCATCCCCATCAGCCTGATCGACCCCGGTTTTGCCAAGGATCAACTGATGCTGATGCTGCGGGAAGACTACCTCCACCCCAACGGCCAAATCCCCGCCTACGAGTGGAACTTTGGCGATGTCAACCCCCCCGTCCACGCCTGGGCCACCTGGGAAATCTACACCCGCGACCGCCAGGTTCACGACGGCAAGGGGGATGTGGAATTTCTCAAGTACGCCTTTTCCAAACTGCTGATCAACTTCACCTGGTGGGTGAACCGTAAGGACGAGGGCGGCAACAACCTGTTCCAGGGCGGATTCCTAGGGCTGGATAATATCGGCGTGTTTGACCGCAGTTCGCCCCTACCCACGGGTGGTTTCCTAGAGCAAGCCGACGGCACCGCCTGGATGGTGTTTTTCAGCCAGCAGATGTTCCAAATTGCCCTAGAACTGGCCCTCCACGACCCGCTCTACGAAGACTTTGCCCTCAAATTCTTCCAGCACACCATGTGGATTGGCGGCGCGATGGATCGCATGGGCGAACACCAGGACGAACTGTGGGATGAAGAGGACGGCTTCTTCTACGACGTGCTGCGCCTGCCCGATGGCACCTCCACCCGACTGAAGGTGCGCTCTCTGGTGGGGCTGCTGTCGGTGATGGCGGTGGCGGTGTTCCCCCGCGAGGTGCTGCAAAAACTGCCGCGCCTGAGCAAGGAAATCCAGGAGTTTCTGGCCAAACACCCGGAACTCACCCACAACATCCACCTCACCACCCAACCGGGCGTGCGCGACCGCTATATGCTGGCGGTGCTGAATGAGGACAAGCTGAAGCGGGTACTGTCGCGAATGCTGGATGAAAGCGAATTCCTCAGCCCCCACGGCATTCGTTCCCTCTCCCGCCACCACCTGGACAATCCCTATATCTTCCACCACGGTGGCCAGGAGTATAAGGTGGGCTACGTCCCCGGCGATTCCACCTCTGGGATGTTTGGCGGCAACTCCAACTGGCGCGGCCCGGTGTGGATGCCCATGAACCTGCTGCTGGTGCGGGCGCTGCTGCAACTGTTCAGCTACTACGGCGAAGACTTCACCCTAGAATATCCCACCGGGTCGGGGGAACAGAAAGACCTGTTCGACATCGCCCAGTGCGTGGCCGAACGGATCGCGGGGATTTTCCTCAAGGACGAAAACGGGCGGCGTCCGGTCTATGGCCCCTGCGAAAAGTTCCAAACCGACCCCCACTGGCAAGACCTGATCCTGTTCTACGAATACTTCAACGGCGATGATGGATCCGGTATTGGGGCCAGCCACCAAACCGGATGGACGGGCTGCGTGGCACGGCTCCTCCAAGCCCTCGGCTACTTCACCAAAGAGATGATTCTGGAACACAGCATCCCCAGCATGATCCGCGATAAGTAA
- a CDS encoding RecQ family ATP-dependent DNA helicase: MTTSTSITWDQVLQTFQRHWGYSQFRPPQDDIIRSLLDRRDVLVVLPTGGGKSLCFQLPALLQSGLTLVVSPLLALMENQVQELRDRQLPAATLHSQMPPHQRRRILQDLEQQRLRLLYLSPETLLSPPVWERLCAPTLQLNGLILDEAHCLVQWGETFRPAYRRLGAVRQALLAVRPPGSTLPIAAFTATADPQAQRVLRDVLQLQHPQMVRLNPHRANLHLAVKTVISSGQRQRAMEHFLRQQTHRAGLVYVRTRQDSETLAQNLQAQGYRTAPYHAGLTGQDRRRTEAAWMADDLQFVVCTSAFGMGVNKPNTRWVLHYQTPCTITEYVQEVGRAGRDGEAAVALSLVSEPTGWLDNSDRQRAKFFETQTQRLQHKAQQLVRQIPATGDVREVSQAFPHGAISLSWLHSQGQLWWLDPFRYQLQPAAARSTANTTSPSQAMHRFLHSRQCRWQSLLVAFGFRTEAQYLTRCGHCDNCLKSPAP, encoded by the coding sequence ATGACCACAAGCACCAGCATTACCTGGGATCAGGTTCTACAAACCTTTCAGCGCCACTGGGGCTACAGCCAGTTTCGACCGCCCCAGGACGACATCATTCGATCCCTCCTCGACCGCCGCGATGTGCTGGTGGTGTTGCCCACGGGGGGAGGTAAGTCGCTGTGCTTTCAGCTTCCGGCCCTGCTGCAATCGGGGCTGACCTTGGTGGTATCGCCCCTGCTGGCGCTAATGGAAAACCAGGTGCAAGAACTGCGCGATAGGCAGCTCCCGGCGGCCACCCTCCACAGCCAGATGCCGCCCCACCAGCGCCGCCGCATTTTGCAAGATCTGGAACAGCAGCGGTTGCGGCTGCTCTATTTGTCTCCCGAAACCCTGCTCAGCCCGCCCGTGTGGGAGCGGCTGTGTGCCCCCACCCTGCAACTCAACGGCCTAATTTTGGACGAAGCCCATTGCCTTGTGCAGTGGGGCGAGACCTTCCGGCCCGCCTACCGACGGTTGGGGGCGGTGCGCCAAGCCCTGCTGGCGGTGCGTCCCCCCGGCAGTACTTTGCCCATCGCCGCCTTTACCGCCACCGCCGACCCCCAGGCCCAGCGGGTGCTGCGGGACGTCTTGCAGTTGCAACACCCCCAGATGGTGCGCCTCAATCCCCATCGGGCCAACCTGCATTTGGCGGTGAAGACGGTGATCAGTTCCGGCCAGCGGCAGCGGGCGATGGAACACTTTCTCCGGCAACAGACCCACCGAGCGGGCTTGGTCTATGTCCGCACTCGCCAAGACAGCGAAACCCTGGCCCAGAATTTGCAGGCCCAAGGCTATCGCACCGCTCCCTACCACGCCGGATTGACCGGACAGGATCGCCGCCGCACCGAAGCCGCCTGGATGGCCGACGACCTTCAGTTTGTGGTCTGCACCTCCGCCTTTGGCATGGGGGTGAACAAGCCCAACACCCGCTGGGTGTTGCACTACCAAACCCCCTGCACCATTACCGAGTATGTGCAGGAGGTGGGCCGCGCCGGACGGGATGGCGAAGCAGCGGTGGCCCTCAGTTTGGTCAGTGAGCCAACGGGCTGGCTGGATAACAGCGACCGTCAGCGGGCCAAGTTTTTTGAAACCCAAACCCAACGGTTGCAGCACAAGGCCCAGCAGCTCGTCCGTCAAATTCCAGCTACCGGAGACGTCCGGGAGGTGAGCCAAGCCTTTCCCCATGGTGCGATTTCGCTCTCGTGGCTACACAGCCAGGGACAACTGTGGTGGCTCGATCCCTTTCGCTATCAGTTGCAACCTGCCGCCGCCCGATCCACGGCCAACACCACCAGCCCTAGCCAAGCCATGCACCGATTTTTGCACAGCCGTCAGTGCCGCTGGCAGTCGCTACTGGTGGCCTTTGGCTTTCGTACCGAGGCCCAGTACCTAACCCGCTGCGGCCACTGCGATAATTGCCTCAAATCGCCCGCGCCCTGA